One Salmo trutta chromosome 12, fSalTru1.1, whole genome shotgun sequence genomic region harbors:
- the LOC115204323 gene encoding leucine-rich repeat neuronal protein 4-like, with product MSTHRGPPPSLIILTLALLNDYSSFAAPSDVSGTNHTATLPLRPHRRMYQMLEHYSNDDYDLNWDTTPPPLTPSRGTDPQSCDYNPCRELQTPCAQLAASSGCLCPGVSGPHVAPEPPDLKRLSMEGPAVVVQWCAPSSAVTRYEVVVGTLEPLVFGKDQRSGVVGKVGQGVEVCVVAVNDAGVSERQRRSCTMYEPPGDSSLALKAGLIGGALGLLLLLSLAVLLWRHRARRKADARITQATEETL from the coding sequence ATGTCCACCCACAGGGGTCCTCCCCCTTCCCTCATAATCCTCACACTGGCCCTTCTCAATGACTACTCCTCCTTCGCTGCACCCTCTGACGTCTCAGGGACCAACCACACAGCCACCCTTCCTCTAAGGCCACACAGACGCATGTACCAAATGTTGGAGCACTACTCAAATGATGACTACGACCTGAATTGGGACACCACTCCACCCCCGCTTACTCCCTCACGGGGCACCGATCCTCAGTCCTGTGACTACAACCCCTGCCGGGAGCTACAGACCCCCTGTGCCCAGCTGGCAGCCTCCAGCGGCTGCCTGTGTCCAGGGGTGAGTGGGCCCCACGTGGCCCCAGAGCCTCCAGACCTTAAGAGACTGTCTATGGAAGGGCCAGCGGTGGTTGTTCAGTGGTGTGCACCATCGTCTGCTGTGACCCGTTATGAGGTGGTGGTGGGTACCCTGGAGCCCCTGGTGTTTGGGAAGGACCAGAGGAGTGGTGTTGTGGGGAAGGTGGGGCagggggtggaggtgtgtgtggtggCGGTGAATGACGCAGGAGTCAGCGAGCGTCAGAGGCGGTCCTGTACGATGTACGAGCCCCCTGGGGACAGCAGTCTGGCCCTCAAAGCTGGGCTGATCGGAGGGGCCCTGGGGCTCCTGCTGCTCCTCTCACTGGCTGTCCTGCTCTGGAGGCACAGGGCTCGGAGAAAAGCAGATGCCAGGATCACCCAGGCCACGGAGGAAACACTATGA
- the LOC115204322 gene encoding zinc finger protein 397: MLRTISGGGDSHQELQMDHFGHPLFLPSPSVRAEPVPQTLGHSDGFRLDEHLGVSRNVEEILDYWRLDPVCSPGGSKTGAGDPETLPVGNKTPTAMMGDVPVFTLASQMDLSNGGVTREPCDVKKVPTETKCSALTSLHIRSKEKQQSESSKKSELDLSLCKCEIMSECPEMKVEDPIWSYYYQSESGMTPVKTKAIPVKKESLENATVAVKTKNEVDSEMKVEDPIWACYFAEQEKEVPNVERKTYSAHVKEEPVDIEIPFSFALGSSSPENGVQLTLTDRCDQDGNRGLYAVKPAEEQSVKNSTETYYVKREMVDMKNEDPIWANFHLNEVRKDLKPKYDDLASLLPSMIENNHQPPIFKESLSLRTESRQPIHMVNISLPAITGGQECTMTSDPKGCSQPISHQPSKKQRLECEPGDKSLAFNSTQANTNQRSHNKPQQQDVTSGFYTSTQSHHTDISQSDLGSQSNTTDCSFPMPGTGIKHLPQTSNIYNKHKPSTTEKEMINTCQLCGKSIASHKLSAEAVKGLGKTDTTRPWTCCVCKATYKGQGTWVFHRQIHISGLKCPECGKCFKTQHSLDVHKKTHSKERPFSCEECGKTYRTLSLRNAHIYSCHKTPNHACQECGKSFRQRAHLYIHMNIHTGNRPYQCADCEAAFKSPSALFTHKTIHTGEKPFVCPLCGMRFRLNAFLTVHLNTHSTTKGKLHNKSGKSQSKREQSDSEETSDTLSDSTPQTPTSRETRSQRKSKQVEN, encoded by the coding sequence ATGTTGAGGACCATCTCTGGAGGAGGTGATTCCCATCAGGAACTACAGATGGACCACTTTGGACATCCTCTTTTTCTTCCAAGCCCGTCAGTGAGAGCTGAGCCTGTGCCACAGACGCTGGGCCATTCAGACGGTTTCAGACTCGACGAGCATCTGGGTGTGTCTCGGAATGTTGAGGAGATCCTGGACTATTGGAGACTGGACCCTGTTTGTAGCCCTGGAGGTTCAAAGACGGGAGCTGGAGATCCAGAGACATTACCAGTCGGTAACAAGACACCAACAGCTATGATGGGGGATGTTCCTGTGTTTACTCTAGCCTCACAAATGGATCTGTCCAATGGAGGAGTAACACGTGAGCCATGTGATGTTAAGAAAGTACCTACAGAGACCAAATGCAGTGCATTGACCTCCCTTCACATTAGATCCAAAGAGAAGCAGCAGTCAGAGTCTAGTAAAAAGAGTGAATTGGATTTATCTCTGTGTAAATGTGAGATTATGTCTGAATGTCCTGAGATGAAAGTTGAGGATCCTATTTGGTCATATTATTATCAGAGTGAATCCGGCATGACTCCAGTTAAAACAAAAGCCATCCCAGTTAAAAAAGAGTCCTTAGAAAATGCTACTGTGGCTGTCAAAACCAAAAATGAAGTTGATTCTGAAATGAAAGTTGAGGATCCTATTTGGGCATGTTATTTTGCAGAACAGGAAAAGGAGGTGCCTAATGTTGAAAGGAAAACATATTCTGCACATGTGAAAGAAGAACCTGTAGATATTGAGATTCCATTTAGCTTTGCTCTTGGTTCATCTTCACCGGAAAACGGTGTTCAGCTGACTTTGACTGACAGATGTGATCAAGATGGAAATAGAGGTCTATATGCAGTGAAACCTGCCGAAGAACAAAGTGTGAAAAACTCTACAGAAACTTACTATGTGAAACGGGAAATGGTGGACATGAAAAATGAAGATCCCATATGGGCTAATTTTCACCTGAATGAAGTAAGAAAGGATTTGAAGCCAAAATATGATGATTTAGCATCTCTACTTCCGTCAATGATAGAAAACAACCATCAGCCACCAATCTTCAAGGAATCGCTATCATTGAGGACTGAGAGTAGGCAACCCATCCATATGGTCAACATATCATTGCCTGCAATCACAGGAGGGCAGGAATGCACTATGACCTCTGACCCAAAAGGCTGTTCTCAGCCTATTTCACACCAGCCCAGCAAAAAGCAAAGGTTGGAGTGTGAGCCTGGTGACAAATCACTGGCCTTTAACTCAACACAGGCAAATACAAACCAGAGATCACATAATAagccacagcagcaagatgtaaCATCAGGCTTTTATACATCTACTCAGTCTCATCATACAGACATTTCCCAGTCAGACCTGGGTTCTCAGTCAAATACGACAGACTGCTCATTTCCAATGCCAGGTACAGGTATAAAACATCTGCCTCAAACATCAAACATCTACAACAAGCATAAACCATCTACtactgaaaaagaaatgataaATACCTGCCAACTATGTGGTAAATCCATTGCTTCACATAAACTGTCAGCAGAGGCTGTAAAAGGACTGGGAAAGACAGACACAACTAGACCCTGGACATGTTGTGTATGTAAAGCAACATATAAAGGCCAAGGAACGTGGGTGTTTCACAGACAAATACACATTAGTGGCTTAAAATGCCCTGAGTGTGGAAAGTGTTTTAAAACACAACATAGCTTGGATGTTCATAAGAAGACACATTCTAAGGAAAGGCCTTTCTCTTGTGAGGAGTGCGGCAAGACCTATCGCACTCTCAGCCTTCGTAACGCACACATTTACAGTTGTCACAAAACCCCCAACCATGCCTGTCAGgagtgtggcaagagttttagGCAAAGAGCCCACCTATACATTCACATGAACATACATACAGGAAATAGACCCTATCAGTGTGCAGACTGCGAGGCTGCCTTCAAGTCACCCTCAGCACTGTTTACGCACAAGACTATTCACACAGGTGAGAAGCCCTTTGTCTGCCCTCTGTGTGGCATGCGTTTCCGCCTCAATGCCTTCCTCACTGTCCACCTGAACACACACTCTACCACCAAAGGAAAACTGCACAATAAGTCAGGGAAAAGCCAATCTAAGAGGGAGCAGTCAGACTCTGAAGAGACCTCTGACACCCTCTCTGACTCAACCCCTCAAACCCCCACCTCTAGAGAGACCAGGAGTCAGAGGAAATCGAAGCAGGTGGAAAACTGA